CGCACCCCACGCGGAAGGGGGCAGCCACCTCGCCCCCCGGGCCCGCCCCAGCCCCACCCGGACGGACGGCCAGGGGCCCCTTCACCCCCCTGCCGGGCCTGCCATACGGCCAGTCATTTCTTCCCCTACGATTTCTGGCCAGTCCGTAAGTTCTTCAGACGTCACGGCCGCCCCATCGCGAAAGTGCCTGGAATTCCCGGCATCCGCAGGCGGGCACGCGGTTCGCATGAGCGAAGGAGCGTCGAGGAACCCACCCCGTGTCCCAGTCTTCCGCAAGAAACCGCCTGGTCCTGCCGTACCGCGTCCACTACGCGCCGCCCGCGTGGCGGGAAGTGGGTCGGATGTCGTCCGAGGCCTTCGAGGCCCTGCAACAGACCCTGGCGCGGCTGGCGGAGCGGTCGAAGTCACACGACTCGGTGGCGGGACCCGCGCGGCACCGCGTGGAGGGGCACGACCTGGAGCTCGTCTACGAGAAGGACCCGCGCGCCAGCACGCTCACGCTGCTCGCGGTGACGCGGCTGGGCTGACACACCCGGGGCCGCTCGGGCCCTGGCTTCACGCGCTCCGGCCGGACAGCCGGCCCACGGTGGCCAGCAGCTCGTCCGGGACGATGGGCTTCTTCAGGAGGCCGCCTGTGTCCGGCAGCGCCTCCGTCCCCACGCCTGACAACAGCAGCACCGGCACGGCCTTCAGCCGGGGCCAGTCCGCGCGCAGGTGGCGCAGGAACTCCGGGCCGTCCATCACCGGCATCCTCAGGTCCAGCAGGATGAGGCTCGGCGGGGGCAGGTGCTGGAGCTCGTCCAGGGCCTCGCGGCCATTGGCGGCGACGGCCACCTCGTAGCCGTCGGCTTCCAGGATTTCGGCGATGGCGGCGCGAGCATCCTCGTCGTCCTCCACCACCAGCACGGGCTTGTGCGGCACGGGCTGAACCATGTCCCGCAGCATAGAGACCCCCTCCCCCACGCGGGCACGCCTTCCCGGAATACCCCGACAACTGGTGGACAGATGACCGCCTTGGAGGATGACCCCCTTGGGGCCGGGCCGGCCACTCTGGGAGGTTCGGGAGTCATGCTGATGCTGCCCGTCTACCTGGAGCTGGGCGCGGTGGGGCTGGGGGCCCTGTCGGGGGCGCTGCACGCGCTGCGGCGGGAGCTGGACGCCATGGCGGTGCTGGCCCTGTCCATCTGCACCAGCGTGGGGGGCGGGATGCTGCGCGACGTGCTGCTCGGGGAGACGCCCGCGGCGCTGCGCTCGTCGCGCTACCTGCTGGCGGTGGGTGCGTGCGCGGTGCTGGCCGTCCTCTTCGGGCCGTGGCTGTCCCGGCTGCACCGGGCGCTGGACGTGGTGGACGCGCTGCTGTTGGGCATGTGGGTGGTGCTGGGGCTGGAGAAGGCGCTCGCGTTCCAGTTGCCCCTGCCGTCCGCGGTGTTCCTGGGGCTCGTCACCTCCGTGGGCGGCGGCGTCATCCGGGACGTGCTCCTGGGCGAGCGCACCGCGCTGGTCGCCCCCGGCGAGCTGTTCGCCTCCGTCGCGCTGCTGTGCGGCCTGCTCTACGTCGCGCTCGCGGTGGGCCTGGAGGTGCCCGCGCCCCTGGCCGAGGCCGCCGCCATCGCCGGGGCCAGCCTGCTGCGCCTCACCGCCATGTGGCGCCGGTGGCGGCTGCCGCCCCGGTTCGACCTGCTCCAACTGCTGGACCGGCTCCAGGCGCGCCGCCAGCGGCGCCCGCCCTGAGCCAGGAACCACCTTCGGGGAGTATCTTTTGGACAGAAACGAACTCTCCGGTCCAGAATTCTCCGACAGGGTCCCCCTCCTTGGTTAGGACTCCGCGTCACCGCGGAGGGGAAGCGGGCTCGCAAACGTGTGCTCCCTCACGGGTCTGTCCCACCAGGGGGGCCCGGGGGGTTAGCGGGGCCTGGAGCCCCTTCCTACCTTGGGCCGACCATGTCGCTGAGGAGCCAGGAACAGGGGAGCGCTCGAGTCCCCCAGCAGGCCGTGCCGTGGAAGGCCCGGGCCTGGCGGGAGCTGGAGGCGGGGCGGGAGCGCATCCAGTCGATGCTCGCGCCGCTGCCAGAGGCGGAGTTGATGCGGCAGCACTCGCCGCTCATGTCCCCGCTCGTCTGGGACGTGGCCCACATGGCGAATTACGAGGAGCAGTGGCTCCTTCGCGCGCTGGGGGCTCCGGCCTTCACCGACCCCGCGTTCGACGCCATCTACGACGCCTTCCGCCACCCGCGGAACACGCGCTCCACGCTGCCGCTCCTGGAGCCGGAGGCCGCCTGGGCCTACGCCACCCGCGTGCGCGCGGCGGTGGCCGCGCACCTGGAGACGCTGCCCGAGGACAGCGCGGATCCGCTGCTCCACGGCGGCTTCGTCTTCGGAATGGTCGCGCAGCACGCGCAGCAGCACGCGGAGACGCTGGCGGCCACGCTGCAGCTGATGACGCACGTGGAGTACCACCCGCTGGAATCGCACCGGCCCCGGCCCGGCGCGGTGCCGCAGCACGAGGTCTTCATCCCCGGCGGCCCGGTGCGCCTGGGCACGGACGACCCGTGGGCCTACGACAACGAGCGCCCCCGGCACGTCGTGGAATTGGCGCCCTTCCTCCTGGACGCGCACCCGGTCACCACGGGGGACTTCCTCGTGTTCGTGGAGTCTGGCGGCTACGAGGATCCGCGCTGGTGGGACCCCAAGGGCTTCGCGTGGATCCAGGCGGAGAACATCCGCCACCCGCTCTTCTGGAGCCCGCAGGGCCACCACGTCTGGCTGCGCCGCCGCTTCGGCACGGTGGAGCCGCTGCCCAGGGACGAGCCCGTGCAGCACGTGTCCTGGTACGAGGCGGACGCGTACGCGCGCTGGGTCGGCAAGCGCCTGCCCACCGAGGCCGAGTGGGAGAAGGCCGCGCAGGGCAGTGACGGTGTCTCTCGCGCGCACCCCTGGGGGGACGCCGCGCCCACGGACGCGCACGCCAACCTGGGCGGGACGCGCTGGGGGCCGTCGCCCGTGGGCAGCCATCCGCTGAGCCGCAGCGCGGACGGTGTCTGGGGACTGCTCGGCGACGTCTGGGAATGGACCGCCAGCGACTTCCAACCGTACGCGGGCTTCCGGGCCTTTCCGTACCGCGAGTACTCGGAGGTCTTCTTCGGAGACACGTCCAAGGTGCTGCGCGGCGGTGCCTGGGCGAGCGCGCCGGTGGCGGTGCGCAACAGCTTCCGCAACTGGGACTTCCCCATCCGCCGGCAGATCTTCGCCGGCTTCCGCTGTGCACGCGACGTGAAGTGAGGGTCACATGAGGATGAGGTCGGAGCAGGGTGAGTCACGCGTCGCGGAGGGCTACGCGTCGCCGGGCGTGAAGGTGGACGTGCACGTGCAACCCGGTGACGCTCGGCGCTCGCTGCGCTCGGAGGTGCTGGAGGGGCTCTGCCACGGGTCCCACAAGGAGCTGAGCCCCAAGTGGCTCTACGACGAGCGCGGCAGCCAGCTCTTCGACGACATCACCCGCCTGCCGGAGTACTACCCCACGCGCCGCGAGCGCGAGATCCTGCGCGCCCACGCGGACGACGTGGCCCGGCTGAGCGGCGCGGACACGCTGGTGGAGTTGGGCAGCGGCACCAGCGAGAAGACGCGCCTGCTGTTGGACGCCATGGACGCGGCCGGGCAGCTCAAGCGCTTCGTGCCCTTCGACGTGAGCGAGGCCTTCCTGCGCAAGGCCGCGGAGGGCCTGGCGCGCGAGTACCCGCGCATCGCCGTGCACGCGGTGGTGGGCGACTTCGAGCAGCACCTGGGCCGCATCCCGGGCGGCGGCCGGCGGCTGGTCGCCTTCCTGGGCGGCACCATCGGCAACCTGAAGCCCGCGCAGCGCGCGCTGTTCCTGCGCGAGCTGGCGGCGGGGCTGAAGCCCGGGGACGGGCTGCTGCTGGGCACGGACCTCATCAAGGACCGCGAGCGCCTCTTCGCCGCCTACAACGACAGCGCGGGCGTGACGGCGGACTTCAACCGCAACGTGCTGCGCGTGCTCAACCGCGAGCTGAACGCGGACTTCGACCCGGAGGCCTTCGAGCACCTGGCCCCGTTCGATGAGACGAACAAGTGGATCGAGATGCGCCTCATCTCACGCAAGGCCCAGTCCGTGTGGCTGAAGGACCTGGAGCGGCGCGTGGAGTTCGCGCAAGGCGAATGTCTGCGCACGGAGGTGAGCTGCAAGTTCTGTCGCGAGCAGGTGCAGGCGGAGCTGAGCGACGCGGGCCTCGACCTGGCCGCGTGGTGGACGGACGCGGACGGAGACTTCGCGCTGTCGCTGGCGATGAAGCGGTAGGACTCAGGGCCGCCCGGCGCTGCGCTTTGAGCGGCGCCGGGGCCTCGGCCCGAATCCAGGAGGCGGGTGCGACGGACGGCCTAGCGGCGGCGCGGCGGGTCCCGGCGCACGGGCACCGGCACCGGAGCCGGCTGCTGCTGCGGGCGGGTCCACGCGGCCCAGAGCGCGGCGGCCGCGGTGATGACGAGTCCCCCCGCCGCTGCTAGCTGCTCACCCAGGGGCCCGATCTCCACGGCGGCCAGGGGGAGGGGAAGCATCTCGGTGAGCGTCATGCGCGGACTCCTTACGAGGGGCACAGCGTGAAGACCCGGGACGGGCGGGCGCTCGACACAGGTCGGGAAGCTAAGGTTAGGAAGTCGGAAGGCTTTCGGGAAGTCCCGGGGACTCCGGCTGACAGCACGTGGACGGAATTGCACCCCGGGCCGGCCCCGAAGTCCATCCCCTGCCAGTCACAGCCACTCGAAACATCACGCTCTTCACGTAATGAGGACACCCGGGCCGCGCAGGACGTTCCCGGGCTCCCCTCGGCCGGCGCTTATCGCCCTTCCGGGTGGCGCTTCTTCCACTCCACCTTCATGCAGTGGTCCTGCACCACGCGGATGCCCGCGCGCGCCAGCCGCTCGGCCGCGGCGTCATTGCGGATGCCCAGCTGGAACCAGACGGCATGCGGCTTCTTCGCCAGCATCGCGTCCACGTGCGCGTCGATGTCGTCCGGCTTGAGGAACACCTGCACCACGTCCACGTCCCCGGGCACGTCCTTCACCGACGCGGAGATGGGCTCGCCCAGGATGCTCCCCTGCTCGCCGTGCGTGGGCAC
The sequence above is drawn from the Corallococcus sp. NCRR genome and encodes:
- a CDS encoding response regulator, which gives rise to MVQPVPHKPVLVVEDDEDARAAIAEILEADGYEVAVAANGREALDELQHLPPPSLILLDLRMPVMDGPEFLRHLRADWPRLKAVPVLLLSGVGTEALPDTGGLLKKPIVPDELLATVGRLSGRSA
- a CDS encoding trimeric intracellular cation channel family protein, with product MLMLPVYLELGAVGLGALSGALHALRRELDAMAVLALSICTSVGGGMLRDVLLGETPAALRSSRYLLAVGACAVLAVLFGPWLSRLHRALDVVDALLLGMWVVLGLEKALAFQLPLPSAVFLGLVTSVGGGVIRDVLLGERTALVAPGELFASVALLCGLLYVALAVGLEVPAPLAEAAAIAGASLLRLTAMWRRWRLPPRFDLLQLLDRLQARRQRRPP
- the egtB gene encoding ergothioneine biosynthesis protein EgtB, which gives rise to MSLRSQEQGSARVPQQAVPWKARAWRELEAGRERIQSMLAPLPEAELMRQHSPLMSPLVWDVAHMANYEEQWLLRALGAPAFTDPAFDAIYDAFRHPRNTRSTLPLLEPEAAWAYATRVRAAVAAHLETLPEDSADPLLHGGFVFGMVAQHAQQHAETLAATLQLMTHVEYHPLESHRPRPGAVPQHEVFIPGGPVRLGTDDPWAYDNERPRHVVELAPFLLDAHPVTTGDFLVFVESGGYEDPRWWDPKGFAWIQAENIRHPLFWSPQGHHVWLRRRFGTVEPLPRDEPVQHVSWYEADAYARWVGKRLPTEAEWEKAAQGSDGVSRAHPWGDAAPTDAHANLGGTRWGPSPVGSHPLSRSADGVWGLLGDVWEWTASDFQPYAGFRAFPYREYSEVFFGDTSKVLRGGAWASAPVAVRNSFRNWDFPIRRQIFAGFRCARDVK
- the egtD gene encoding L-histidine N(alpha)-methyltransferase, giving the protein MRMRSEQGESRVAEGYASPGVKVDVHVQPGDARRSLRSEVLEGLCHGSHKELSPKWLYDERGSQLFDDITRLPEYYPTRREREILRAHADDVARLSGADTLVELGSGTSEKTRLLLDAMDAAGQLKRFVPFDVSEAFLRKAAEGLAREYPRIAVHAVVGDFEQHLGRIPGGGRRLVAFLGGTIGNLKPAQRALFLRELAAGLKPGDGLLLGTDLIKDRERLFAAYNDSAGVTADFNRNVLRVLNRELNADFDPEAFEHLAPFDETNKWIEMRLISRKAQSVWLKDLERRVEFAQGECLRTEVSCKFCREQVQAELSDAGLDLAAWWTDADGDFALSLAMKR
- a CDS encoding CoA-binding protein is translated as MDDWRKNLIEDAEGIGELLTRTKRIAVLGIRPEALADKPAHAIPKFLKDHGFTALPVPTHGEQGSILGEPISASVKDVPGDVDVVQVFLKPDDIDAHVDAMLAKKPHAVWFQLGIRNDAAAERLARAGIRVVQDHCMKVEWKKRHPEGR